In Thermococcus profundus, the genomic stretch GCCGTTCTTCGAAACCGCTTCCTTGTACCATGGCCTCACGCGGGGATCGTATCCCTCAGGAAGCGGCTCGTCGGGCCACATGTACATTCCACCGGTAGTGCTTCCGAAGTAGACGTAGGCGACGTTGGAATCAAGGTTCTTGACCATCTCAAAGCGCTTGAGCAGAAACGCTTTGAACTGAGGGTCGCTTTCGTCGTACTTCGAATACGCCTCCTGAACGTCTTGAACGGCTACATCGCCCATCATGCGCATCTTGTCAAAGTAGTCGTCGAAGAGCTTGGCCCCCAGCTCGGCCGCACTTATGGCTATAGTACCTGCTTCCTCAGTGACCGGCTTCTGGACGCTTTTTTCCATTTCCTTGGGCAGGACTTCGTTGAGCTGAACGTGAAGCGTTTGGTGGATACTGTCCCTCATCCTGAGCGTTGAGTACCCGACGGTGGCAGTACCAATGAGAAGTGTTATAAGAACTGCGGCTATTATGGTCACAGCTATCTTCTTTCGGAACTGCAACGGGATCACCTCCACTCCTGAAAGCTCTAGAAGTAGTTTATGACTTTAATTGTTAAATTTCTTTTGTGTAGGGACTTGTGTAGGTGGTTACGATGATGAGAGGGGAGAACACATGAAATAAAAACAGAACAAGGATAGTTAGGAACGGCTAAGAATGGGAGAAAACGTTGTTCCAGCTCATGCTCTCCTCCACGAGTTCGGCCACTGTGAGCCTCTTCAGCGACTTTATCTCCGGCTCAAGGTCTTTCAGGAGTTCGGTGAGCTGGTCTTTATCCATCTGCTCTTCGTCGAAGATGACAAAGCCGTTTTTGGAGTAGCCGTTGAGGAAAACCCTCCAGATGCGGGTGTCTTTTTCAAGTTCGTACTGCTTTATCTGGGCACTCTCGGGGTTTATCTTCCCGAACTTAAGGTCGAGCCTCACGAGGTTTTTCTTGAGGACGGTCTCGCTCATTCCAACCACCTCACTCCCTGTTCAGGCCGAAGTAGTCCTCAATATCTATGTAGGTCTTCCGGTAGACCTCGCTGTTCCTCATCTTCTCCACGAACTCCTTTGAGCGGAAGTACTTGTCCTTCTTGTAGTCCCAGTCTGGGTGCAGGGCCTTCCACTCCTCCCAAGTGTAGCTGAACTGGGCCTGCACCTTGTCCCTGTAGAGCTCTGGGATGACGTTGAAGGTACAGAACGGAACGATTCTTCCGTCGGGCATCGCGTAGTGGATGACGCAGCGCTCAACCCTCTCAACGTCGTAGTTGTACTCGTCCATGAAGTGCATCATTCCGATGAAGAGGGCGTTTTCGTGGAACTTTCCGAGGGCGTCGTAGTTGCCGTGCATGAAGGCGTTCTTTATGAGGTCGAGAACCTTGAGGCCCTTGGGAGCGTACTTCTCGTCATAGAAGCTCTTGAACTTCATGAATATCTCAGCGCCGAGCTTGAGCTTTCTCAGCTTGCCCATGGTCTTCCACTGCTCTACTTCTTCCGCCTTCTCTTCAAGGAACTCGACGAAGCCCTCAACGTCGAGGAACCTCGGGATGGGCGTAACCCTCTTGTTCTCCCTGTCGAGGAAGACGTAGGTGGCGGCCCCGCAGGCGAAGTGGCTTGTCATGTAGTACTTGCTTCCGGTGAAGGCCTCAAAAAACCTTGCTATATGACCAGCTATCGGTATCGGGTACCAGTCGTCCTTGGATATAGCCCCGTTGGTCTGCTCTTCTATCCTCCTGATGGCGCCTGGTATCGTTATCCTGAACCTCTGACGCTCCTTCTTCGGAACCCTGCCGACCTGTGAAATCGGCTGGAAGTTTACACCGCGGACTATGTCGAGGTGGTTTAGTCCAAAGTTGATTATAGCTCCTAACTCGTGGTCGTTGACGTTTCTTATCGTTGTCGGGACAAGGACTATTCCCGGCCCACCAGCCTTTCTGACGTTCTCGAAAATGAGGGGAATCTCCCAGTGGTTCTTCCAGTTGGTTTGGGGTGTCATTCCGTCGTAGCTGAGGTAGAGGGTGTTCGTTCCGGCTTCCCTTATCCTCTTAACGAGTTCAGGATCGAAGGCGAGCTTTATTCCATCGGTGTTGAGCTGGACGTGATCATAACCTTCCTCCTTTGCCATCTTGAGGATTTCGATGAGGTCTTCCCTAAGGGTGGGCTCTCCGCCCGTGAACTGGACTGCGTTGGCGCCTATTGGGTGCTCCTTCTTCGCATTCCTGAGCATCATTCTTATCTGCTCGAGGGTGGGCTCGTAGATCGGCTGGCCCTCCTTGGCATAGAAGAAGCAGTACCAGCAGCTCAGGTTGCAACGGTTGGTGAGGACGATGTTGAGCAGACTAGTGTGCGAGCGGTGTCTGGGGCAGAGGCCGCAGTCGAGGGGGCAGTTGACGCCGCTGTTCTCGACGTTGGCGCTGAAGAGCTCTTTCTCCTCCCATCTCCATCTCTTGAAGCGGTTGTACTGCTCAACGTCCTCGTAGTAGAGGTCGGTTATCAAGCCCTCAGGGCACTTTTTTGTTATCCACACTTTGCCGTCCTTCTCCCAGACGAGGGCAGGTACAACCCTCCTTGTCTCGGGACAGAGGGAATACGTCCTGTGGGGGAGCTCTCCCCCATAGCCCCTGCTGGCCTTTTTCAATCCTTCATAAAACTCATCCTCGCTTATCTCAGGAAACTCAACGATGTCCCTTATCCTCTTAGTTGATTCCGCGAACTCTTTCTCCCCGCTGGGGATTTCACCAATGTTCTCGGCCATGATTCATCACCTTCTCTCGACAACTTCAGCTTCTAGGCGTTGGTTCAATTTGAGGGTATAAAAGCTTTTGCGTAAATATGAAGATTTTACTTCATAGGTATGGGGCATTTTTGGGTATTCCGCCTGCACAAGCGTTAAAAACACACCGATGAATCACCGGTGGGATGGAAAATGCCGGCTAGGGAAATGAGGGTTGAGATGTTCCTCAGGGCGCTCCTCAGGAGGGACTTCTCCAAAGCCAAGGTTCATCTGGAGAAGCTCCAAAAAATGGCTGGGAACGACGAATGGGGCAGGGGCTACGCGAGGGCTGTGAACGGTTTTCTCAGTGCGATCCAGGATAACGACCCCGATTCCCTTATAGTCCAGCTCATAAACGAGCACGACCGGGAGAAAGCCGAGAAGCTCATGGAGCACTTTGAGTCGATACTCAAACACGAATTCAGGGACGACTATGAGAAGGGCTACTACACCGCTTGGGTTGAGTTCCTGAAGGCGTACCTCTCCCAGAAGACCCTTGCATGAGGTGCTCGTATGGGAAAGGAGGAGCTCATGAAGAGGCTTGAGAGGAGGATAAAGGGCTGTCAGAAATGCCCCCTGGGCCAGCTCAGAACCAACGCCGTTCCCGGTGCGGGAAGCTACGATGCGGAGGTAATGTTCGTGGGAGAGGCCCCGGGGTACTGGGAGGACCAGAAGGGACTCCCCTTCGTTGGGAGGGCCGGAAAGGTTCTCGACGAGCTTTTGGGGGCCATAGGTCTCAGCAGGGAAGAGGTGTACATCACCAACATAGTCAAGTGCCGCCCGCCCGAAAACCGCGATCCAACTGAGGATGAAATAAAGGCCTGCTCCCCCTACCTCGACAGGCAGATAGACATAATCCGGCCGAAGGTCATAGTCCCTCTGGGCAGGTACTCGATGGGCTACATCCTTCGGAAGTTCGGCTTTGAGCCGGAGCCGATAAGCAAGATCCACGGAAAGACCTTTGAGGCGCACACCCTCTTCGGGAAGATCGTTATAATGCCGATGTATCACCCCGCCGCAGCCCTCTACAAGCCGCCTTTAAGGGAGGAGCTGAAAAAGGACTTTGAGAAGCTTAAAGAGGTAATAAAGTCAGATAAATGAATATTTTCCGATCTTCCTGATTACTTTTTCGAGTTATTTTGGCTGGTCTGGCGGTTTTGTGGGCTGAAAACTCTTATCTCGAAGCTTATTTTGCGAAAGGTTTTTATGGATTAAATGGACAATTATGTACTTGAGAATCCCCTTAAATGCAGTGGTGTCAAAAAGTCAGCAACTCCACTCTAAACTTGGAGTGGCCTCGTCGTGGATTTCAGGGAAACTTCGGCTTTCGAAGAAATCTTTCAGAAGAATCTATATTTGGTCTAAATATCTTTGGTTCAAACCCGCTGGAGGTGAAAACGTGTCGGACTTCGGTGTGCTGTCTTTGCTGCCCCCGCTTGTTGCTATTGGTCTTGCTATATGGACAAAGCGGGTAGTTTTGGCTCTGTTAGCCGGTGCCTGGATTGGGGGCCTTATGGTGGAGGGATGGAACCCAGTGACGGGAACCACCCAGACCCTTGAATGGGTAGTCGGCAGCGTGACGAGTGATTGGAACGCTAGGATATTGGTGTTTGACTTCCTGATAGGGGCAGGAGTTGGCTTGATCTACAAGTCTGGTGGAGTCCATGCCTTGGCAAAAGTCCTGGGAAGCAGGATCAAAACGAGTCGGGGCGCCGCGGTGCTGGGGTGGCTCATGGGCGTCCTGGTGTTCTTCGATGACTACACAAACACGATCATCGTTGGCAACACCATGAGGCCGATAACTGACAAGACCCGCGTTTCTAGGGAGATGCTGGCTTATATCGACGATTCCACGGCCGCGCCGGTCGCTGGCCTGGCACTGATATCCACGTGGATCGGCTACGAGCTGGCCATGATAGGTAAGGGCTTTGATGGTGCAAAGGTCGCTTACAATTCCTACGATGCGTGGCTTTCAAGCCTTCCCTTCAGGTTCTACTCGATCCTGGCGATAATCCTCGTCTTCATAGTAGCATACACCCACAGGCACTACGGAAAGATGCTCCATGCAGAATATCGCGCTAGGACAACGGGAAAAGTCCTCCGTGACGGGGCCAAGCCTTTGATGACCACCGAGACCGATCTCGGAGCCCCCCAGCCAAACGGAAGTCCCTGGGACTTCGTTATACCGATCCTCACCCTTGTGATAGTCTCGATCATCGGCCTCTGGTACACTGGAGCGGCCAACCTCTACGCCTACGATCAGGGGCTTGACTGGTGGACAGACCTCGACAACCCCTTCGGTGTGAGCTTTACCCACTACAGCTTCGTCGATGCATTCAGGGAAGCTGACGCCGCAACTGCCCTGCTCTGGGGTTCCTTCACCATGGTTCTGGTAGCAAGCATAATGCTCCTAGGAAGGAAGAAGATGACGATAGAGGAGTGGGAGGACACGGTTATCCGCGGTATGAAGCAGATGCTCTTCGCCAACACGATACTTGTCCTTGCATGGACTCTCGGAACCGCGGCAGACGCAGTTGGAACCGGGAGCTACGTAATCAACCTTGCCACCAGCTCCGGTCAGAACCTCGGCCCGTGGATGCCGCTGATAATGTTCCTGGCGGCTATGTTCGTGGCCTTCACCACCGGAACGAGCTGGGGAACCTTCTCCGTCATGGTGCCCCTGGGTGTCCAGCTGGGTCTTGCCTTCACCGGCGGCCAGGTGAACGACATAGTCTTTGCAACAATTGGAGCAACCTTCACCGGTGCCATCTTCGGCGACCACTGCTCCCCGATAAGCGATACCACCATCATGAGCTCCATGTTCAGCGGTTCCGATCACATAGACCACGTTACCACCCAGATACCATACGCCTTCACAGTGGCATCAATAGGCGCAGTCCTCTACCTCCTGTTTGCCGCGGGAATCCGCAGCTGGGTAATCCTCCTGACTCTTGGCATAGTGCTTCTCGTTGGCACATGGTACTTCCTGAGCGAGTGGTACGGCAAGAAGTACGGGATTCCACACGGAAAGGTGCCGATATACGTTGTCGAAGAATGAGCCCCTTTTCTTTTTTATTGCCATCAGACCAGCTAAAAGAAAAAGTCATTTCTGGAAGGCTGAAGAGACCAGTCCAACTGAGAACCCAACCCACGCCAGCAGGTAGCCCGATCCGATTCTAAGACTGCCCGTGCTCCTCCCGTTTCCGTAAACCAGTGCGAGCGTCAGGATCACCATTCCCACCAGGCCTATCCCATGACCGAACTTCCCTTTGAACAGGCCTGTAACTGCCCCGATGATTATGAGGGGAAAGGCGATGAAGGAAAGGAGCATTCCCGGGACTCCTCCCTTTTCTTCCAACCGAAGGTTTTGGTTGAGGACGTCCCTATTAAGGTACACGTTCCTGGCGACGTCTATGAAGCTCAGTCCTGCAGAATCCTTGTTGTCAGAATGCTCTCCAACGGAGGCTACCCCGAACATCTGGATTCCGGGTTCCTTGCTTCCGGGGGTGAACCATGGCATCGTCATGGCAACGATGACCAGCAGCGCCGCTAGGAAGGGCACTGGTTTCATGCTATCACCTCTTTGGTGATCTTAATTAAGCGAGCCGTTTATGAGCTTTTCGGCGTTAAAATTACTCTTTCCGTCTTTAGATCGGATACTCAGCCCCAAAGTTGTAATCGAACACGCGGGATACCATCTTCCCCAAAACTCTTTTATTTGTGTGGCCGTACCCCTGAGGGGTGTGGGGAGATGAGAGAAATTCAGAAAGCGGTCATTGGGCTGGTATCCTCTTTCAGCCCGGAGGAGACGGGCCTCAAACTATCCGGGATACTCGTTACACGCGAGAAGAACTCAGCATACAATTTCTCCCTCTTTGACGTGAGCGAGAGCGAGGTAGTCCTCATGCTTCAGATAGGGAGCGTTGTCGTTTACCTGGCCTTCGAGGGTGAGGAGGAAATCGATGAGGAAGAATACCCTGAACTCGTGGAAGAACTCATAGGGAAGTCCCTGCCAGGGGTTAAAGAACTCATCCGTACGATTGAGGGTTCAGGACTCGCGGAACCAAGGATCGTTTACGACGAGATGAGCCCCGAGCTTAAGGAGTTCATGTACGACGTCCTGATGAGGTATCTAAAGGGAAGGTCGGTTTACGACCAGACCGAGCTCGCATGATTGTCTGAATGACGGGTTTTTACAGGATTCTCATTGAGTTTCCGTCATCTTTCCAATTCGATGGGGAAAAGAGATTTAAGGCTGGTGACCTTCCCATATCCGATGCCCAATGACAGTCAGGAGTGAGTGTTTTTGGCGCTGAAGGTTCCCCCTTCTTCCTGAGGGTTAGTCTAAAGACTACAGGGCGGGATTGTTTTTGGAGTGATTAGGGGGGCTTTCTTTTGGCCGCCGTTTCGTTAGTGATTTTACAACGGGCCTAGCCAGGATAGGGAATTCCAGTTCGGATTCAGGCATCATACTCATTATTCCCTCGCTTTTGGGATTTCTTTCCAGACTTGGAGGAGATTTTAAGCGCGTATTAAAGGAGGTGTTGAAATGAAAGCCGTTCTGCCCGATTCGAAGATACCGAAGAAGTGGTACAACATACTGCCCGACCTTCCGGAGCAGCTGGCACCGCCGCTCGACCCGGAGACGGATGAGCCGATGGAGCCGGAGAAGCTCCTCAGGATTTTCGCTGGGGAGCTCGTGAAGCAGGAGATGAGCACGGAGAGGTATATTGAAATCCCCAAGAAAGTGCGCGAGCTCTACGCGAAAATAGGCCGCCCAACCCCGCTCTTCCGCGCCACGAACCTTGAGAAGGCCCTCGACACTCCAGCGAGGATTTACTTCAAGTACGAGGGAGCGACCGTGACTGGAAGCCACAAGATAAACACCGCACTGGCACAGGCATACTACGCGAAGGAGCAGGGTATAGAGAGGCTAGTTACAGAGACGGGGGCAGGTCAGTGGGGAACCGCGCTGAGCCTCGCGGGAGCGCTCCTCGGGCTGAAGGTCAGGGTTTACATGGCAAGGGCAAGCTACCAGCAGAAGCCATACAGGAAGACCATAATGCGCCTGTATGGAGCTGAAATCTATCCGAGCCCGAGCGACAGAACGGAGATAGGAAAGAAGTTCCTGGCTGAGGATCCGAACCACCCGGGTGGCCTAGGTATAGCGATAAGCGAGGCGATTGAAGATGTTTTAAGGGACGAGAAGGCCCGCTACGCCCTGGGAAGTGTCCTCAACCACGTCCTCATGCACCAGACGGTCATCGGCCTTGAAGCAATGGAGCAGATGAAGGGGTTTGAAGAGCCGGACGTCATAATCGGATGCGTCGGTGGAGGCAGCAACTTCGCCGGCTTGGCTTACCCCTTCGTCAGGGACGTCCTGAGTGGAAAAGATGACTACGAGTTCATAGCCGTCGAGCCAAGGGCAGCTCCATCGATGACGAGGGGAGTTTACAAGTACGACTACGGCGACTCCGGAGGATACACACCGAAGATGAAGATGCACACCCTCGGACACACCTACTACGTCCCGCCGATACACGCTGGCGGTCTGCGCTATCACGGGCTTGCACCGACGCTTAGCGTCCTGATAAACCACGGGATAGTGAAACCGGTAGCGTATCACCAGAACGAGGTCTTCCAGGCGGCCGAGCTGTTCGCGAAGACCGAAGGAATTATCCCGGCCCCGGAGAGCGCCCATGCCATAAAAGGGGCTATAGACCGCGCTCTGCAGGCAAAGAAAGAGGGAAGAGAAGAGGTCATCCTCTTCAACCTCAGCGGGCACGGCTTCCTCGACCTTGGGGGCTACGAGGATTACCTCAACGGGAAGCTGGAGGACTACGAGCCGGACTACTTCCCGGCGCTTGAATGATGGGAGGTCTTTTGGCTTTTGTTATTTCCATTCATTTGAGCCTGAGGAGGATCTTTCTCGGATAGAAGTTCAAACTCGCCCTCGCCTGCGGAAATTCCATTCCAAGGTTTATTCCGAGGCTCATCAGATCCCTCGGCCCGCGGACTTCCCATCTGCTCTCGGCCGAGCTCGTTATGAACCTTGGAACGGAGTACTTATCGACGAGCTGCCAGGTCTTGGCCATGAAGCGGAGGATCTGAACCCTCTCGTAGGGATTCGCCCTTAGGAGCGGTGCCAGCGAGAAGCCTATAGCGACGTTCCTCCTCGCGGCTATTCCGGCCAAGACGTGGTCAAAACCTGGATCCTTTCGCCCCAGCCAGGGGCTTATCAAAGCGTCCACGCCGGCCTCAAGGGCCGCCCGGTTGACCCTCATGTCCCCTCCCTGGACGTAGATAAGTGCCTTTAAGTTCCTGTTCTTTACTTCCCTGATCAGGCTCGGTTTTTTAGTTACTAGCAGGAGGGCGACCTTTCCGTACCTCCCCCGGAGCTCTTTGAGCTCTTCCTTGAGAGTGGGCCAGTCTGGGGAGTTCTCCAGGACGAGCGTCTTCGTGAAAACGACCTCGTCGAACCATTCTTTGGCCAGCTCGTAGGCTTCCTCGCTCCTCACGTCCATCTCGATGAAGTTGTCACGGGAGAACGAAACCTCCTCTGCCTCGGGGGAGTATTGGCTCCCGCTCATTCCTCCAGCCACTCCCTCACGGCTTTGACAACGGCTTCCTTTCTCATCGGAAAGGCCTTGGCCTTTATCCTGATCTGAATAACGTCTGCACCCTCATCTATCTCGACCTCGCCGAGGTAGGCCTTCTGCTTGTTGAAGCGGACGTAGAGGGTCCCCTCCTCATCAACCTTCTCATCGATGTGCTCGAGGAGGTAACTCCGGTCCTCTTCGCTCAGCAGTTCCTTGAAGTATTCTAGGAACTTTCTCACCGCTCTGCTCCTCTTGATCTCGGCGTTGACTACTTTGATGGGGTTGCCGAAAAAGCCCGCGGTCTCGTCAATGTCAAATATTATATCTTCGTCATCTATGTCCTCAGGTATGAAGGTCGCTATCGCCTCCAGAACCTTGTCCTCGTCCTCCGTTGCCTGGATGAAGGTTGTGAGCCTGATGTGGTGTGCCCTAAGTTTTGTCATTTTTTCCCACCGGGGAGGGGTGCGATGCCGGGCTTAAAAACCATTCCGCTGTTTATGGTCTCGAGGGGGAAGGGAGTGGCCCGAAGACCTCACGCCGGAACACCCACCAAATTGCCCCGCCTCTTAACGCTGAGGGCCAAAAATCCTGCAAGCAGGGTTTTAACAACGTCTACGGCCACAAAGGGGAGCACTCCAACCTCAAAGGCTCTTTCGGGGCTGTCCAGGAGGAGGGTCAACCTGGCCCAGCCGAGGAGGTAGATAACACCCAGGGCGAGCAGGCCGAGTGCAACGTGACGGAGCAATCCCCTGCTCTCGTATGCGAGACCTGCAACTGCCGCGGCTATCGGGAAGGCCATCAAATAACCCCCTGTGGGGCCGTAGATTACAGCTGGGCCTCCGCTGAACTTTGCAAAAACTGGAAGGCCAACGGCACCGGCTAGAAGGTAGGTTATCTGGCTTAAAAATCCCCTCTTGGCTCCCAGGAGGAACCCGCTGAGGAGCACGAAGAGAACTTGAAGGGTTACAGGCACTTCTCCGAGGGGAACGCTTATCCATGCCCCAAGGGCAGTCAGCGCTCCGAAGACCGAGGCGTAGCTTATGTCCTCAACGTCCACATCCCTCACCGACCCTTCGATTACGTTAACTTTTAAAATGTTTTAGGTTAACGAAGTTCCATGAAGCCCCTAAGAGACAGCCCCCAAAAGAGGAGGATCCTAGAATTCCTACGGAAGAACGACACCGTCAGCGGGGAACTTATAGGGAGGGAGCTGGGGATATCGAGAACCGCCGTTTGGAAGCACGTTGAGGAGCTCAAGGAGCTGGGATACGGGATAGAATCCACTTCCATTGGGTACCGGCTCGTTTACGATCCGGGAATACCTTACCCCTGGGAACTGGACGTTGAGTCGGTTTACTACAGGGTTACGAGGTCGACCATGGATGAAGCAAGAAAACTGGCGGAAAAAGGCTCTCCCTCGGGTCTCTTCGTGATAGCTGGGGAGCAGAGAAGCGGAAAGGGAAGGAGGGGTAGGGGGTGGCACTCACCTCCGGGGGGACTGTACTTTTCCCTGATCCTCAGGCCTGGTATGCCCATGGAGGACGTTAGAAGAGTTGAAGAGTCGGCGCTTCTGGCCGTTGAAGGATTCATGAACTCCCTCGGTCTGAATGCGGACGCATCTCGGAGGGGGATTATTGTAAATGGAAGAAAGATCGGGGGGATTCTAACTGAGGCCTACGGGGAGGTCGATGAGGTCAGGTTCGTGATCCTGGGGGTGGGCATCAACGTGAACAACCCCGTGCCAGAGGGGGCAACCTCCCTGTCCCTGGAGCTAGGGAAAAGTCCCAGCCTCCTTGAAGTTGCAAGGAGTCTGTTCGGGGTTCTGCTCAAAGAGCTGTCGTGGGCGGTGGGAGGGTGATAGAGTTCATTGACGTCAGTTATAGGTACCCGGACGGCACGGAGGCTCTGAAGAACGTCTCCCTCTC encodes the following:
- a CDS encoding DUF3213 domain-containing protein, with protein sequence MSETVLKKNLVRLDLKFGKINPESAQIKQYELEKDTRIWRVFLNGYSKNGFVIFDEEQMDKDQLTELLKDLEPEIKSLKRLTVAELVEESMSWNNVFSHS
- the tes gene encoding tetraether lipid synthase Tes — translated: MAENIGEIPSGEKEFAESTKRIRDIVEFPEISEDEFYEGLKKASRGYGGELPHRTYSLCPETRRVVPALVWEKDGKVWITKKCPEGLITDLYYEDVEQYNRFKRWRWEEKELFSANVENSGVNCPLDCGLCPRHRSHTSLLNIVLTNRCNLSCWYCFFYAKEGQPIYEPTLEQIRMMLRNAKKEHPIGANAVQFTGGEPTLREDLIEILKMAKEEGYDHVQLNTDGIKLAFDPELVKRIREAGTNTLYLSYDGMTPQTNWKNHWEIPLIFENVRKAGGPGIVLVPTTIRNVNDHELGAIINFGLNHLDIVRGVNFQPISQVGRVPKKERQRFRITIPGAIRRIEEQTNGAISKDDWYPIPIAGHIARFFEAFTGSKYYMTSHFACGAATYVFLDRENKRVTPIPRFLDVEGFVEFLEEKAEEVEQWKTMGKLRKLKLGAEIFMKFKSFYDEKYAPKGLKVLDLIKNAFMHGNYDALGKFHENALFIGMMHFMDEYNYDVERVERCVIHYAMPDGRIVPFCTFNVIPELYRDKVQAQFSYTWEEWKALHPDWDYKKDKYFRSKEFVEKMRNSEVYRKTYIDIEDYFGLNRE
- the udg gene encoding type-4 uracil-DNA glycosylase, producing the protein MGKEELMKRLERRIKGCQKCPLGQLRTNAVPGAGSYDAEVMFVGEAPGYWEDQKGLPFVGRAGKVLDELLGAIGLSREEVYITNIVKCRPPENRDPTEDEIKACSPYLDRQIDIIRPKVIVPLGRYSMGYILRKFGFEPEPISKIHGKTFEAHTLFGKIVIMPMYHPAAALYKPPLREELKKDFEKLKEVIKSDK
- a CDS encoding Na+/H+ antiporter NhaC family protein, producing the protein MSDFGVLSLLPPLVAIGLAIWTKRVVLALLAGAWIGGLMVEGWNPVTGTTQTLEWVVGSVTSDWNARILVFDFLIGAGVGLIYKSGGVHALAKVLGSRIKTSRGAAVLGWLMGVLVFFDDYTNTIIVGNTMRPITDKTRVSREMLAYIDDSTAAPVAGLALISTWIGYELAMIGKGFDGAKVAYNSYDAWLSSLPFRFYSILAIILVFIVAYTHRHYGKMLHAEYRARTTGKVLRDGAKPLMTTETDLGAPQPNGSPWDFVIPILTLVIVSIIGLWYTGAANLYAYDQGLDWWTDLDNPFGVSFTHYSFVDAFREADAATALLWGSFTMVLVASIMLLGRKKMTIEEWEDTVIRGMKQMLFANTILVLAWTLGTAADAVGTGSYVINLATSSGQNLGPWMPLIMFLAAMFVAFTTGTSWGTFSVMVPLGVQLGLAFTGGQVNDIVFATIGATFTGAIFGDHCSPISDTTIMSSMFSGSDHIDHVTTQIPYAFTVASIGAVLYLLFAAGIRSWVILLTLGIVLLVGTWYFLSEWYGKKYGIPHGKVPIYVVEE
- a CDS encoding LuxR family transcriptional regulator codes for the protein MKPVPFLAALLVIVAMTMPWFTPGSKEPGIQMFGVASVGEHSDNKDSAGLSFIDVARNVYLNRDVLNQNLRLEEKGGVPGMLLSFIAFPLIIIGAVTGLFKGKFGHGIGLVGMVILTLALVYGNGRSTGSLRIGSGYLLAWVGFSVGLVSSAFQK
- a CDS encoding TrpB-like pyridoxal phosphate-dependent enzyme, which translates into the protein MKAVLPDSKIPKKWYNILPDLPEQLAPPLDPETDEPMEPEKLLRIFAGELVKQEMSTERYIEIPKKVRELYAKIGRPTPLFRATNLEKALDTPARIYFKYEGATVTGSHKINTALAQAYYAKEQGIERLVTETGAGQWGTALSLAGALLGLKVRVYMARASYQQKPYRKTIMRLYGAEIYPSPSDRTEIGKKFLAEDPNHPGGLGIAISEAIEDVLRDEKARYALGSVLNHVLMHQTVIGLEAMEQMKGFEEPDVIIGCVGGGSNFAGLAYPFVRDVLSGKDDYEFIAVEPRAAPSMTRGVYKYDYGDSGGYTPKMKMHTLGHTYYVPPIHAGGLRYHGLAPTLSVLINHGIVKPVAYHQNEVFQAAELFAKTEGIIPAPESAHAIKGAIDRALQAKKEGREEVILFNLSGHGFLDLGGYEDYLNGKLEDYEPDYFPALE
- a CDS encoding Ribonuclease P protein component 3 gives rise to the protein MSGSQYSPEAEEVSFSRDNFIEMDVRSEEAYELAKEWFDEVVFTKTLVLENSPDWPTLKEELKELRGRYGKVALLLVTKKPSLIREVKNRNLKALIYVQGGDMRVNRAALEAGVDALISPWLGRKDPGFDHVLAGIAARRNVAIGFSLAPLLRANPYERVQILRFMAKTWQLVDKYSVPRFITSSAESRWEVRGPRDLMSLGINLGMEFPQARASLNFYPRKILLRLK
- a CDS encoding RNA-binding protein produces the protein MTKLRAHHIRLTTFIQATEDEDKVLEAIATFIPEDIDDEDIIFDIDETAGFFGNPIKVVNAEIKRSRAVRKFLEYFKELLSEEDRSYLLEHIDEKVDEEGTLYVRFNKQKAYLGEVEIDEGADVIQIRIKAKAFPMRKEAVVKAVREWLEE
- a CDS encoding biotin transporter BioY, which encodes MRDVDVEDISYASVFGALTALGAWISVPLGEVPVTLQVLFVLLSGFLLGAKRGFLSQITYLLAGAVGLPVFAKFSGGPAVIYGPTGGYLMAFPIAAAVAGLAYESRGLLRHVALGLLALGVIYLLGWARLTLLLDSPERAFEVGVLPFVAVDVVKTLLAGFLALSVKRRGNLVGVPA
- a CDS encoding biotin--[acetyl-CoA-carboxylase] ligase; protein product: MKPLRDSPQKRRILEFLRKNDTVSGELIGRELGISRTAVWKHVEELKELGYGIESTSIGYRLVYDPGIPYPWELDVESVYYRVTRSTMDEARKLAEKGSPSGLFVIAGEQRSGKGRRGRGWHSPPGGLYFSLILRPGMPMEDVRRVEESALLAVEGFMNSLGLNADASRRGIIVNGRKIGGILTEAYGEVDEVRFVILGVGINVNNPVPEGATSLSLELGKSPSLLEVARSLFGVLLKELSWAVGG